A region of Candidatus Acidiferrales bacterium DNA encodes the following proteins:
- a CDS encoding Gfo/Idh/MocA family oxidoreductase has translation MSENVKIGVVGVGHLGQSHARLLKQIGSADLAGVFDIDKSKSQSIAAELNVRSFGSVEEVLNSVEAVSIAVPTSVHYDLAARFIEEGKHCFIEKPVTSTVEEAEAICRLSKEKKVKVQVGHIERFNPAVLALSNLKLDPMFIESHRLAQFKPRALDVAVVLDLMVHDIDLILNFVKSPVTSIDASGVGVISDTIDIANARIKFKNGTVANLTSSRISQRQMRKMRLFQRDAYISLDFADGIAEIYRAVKPDKVMPVGMNLGTIGIGDSTRAITYEQPEISQVNSLKMELELFVKSIIDDTPAAVSPEEGLKVLKVADTILRQIEESKKILNL, from the coding sequence ATGAGTGAGAATGTAAAGATTGGAGTTGTAGGTGTCGGTCATCTCGGACAGAGTCATGCCCGGCTTCTCAAACAAATAGGGAGCGCAGATCTGGCCGGCGTTTTTGATATCGATAAGTCGAAGTCGCAAAGTATAGCTGCTGAGTTGAACGTGAGATCGTTTGGCTCTGTCGAAGAAGTGCTCAATTCGGTGGAAGCCGTTTCGATAGCAGTCCCGACAAGCGTTCACTACGATCTGGCAGCAAGATTTATCGAAGAAGGTAAACATTGCTTCATTGAGAAGCCGGTAACTTCGACGGTGGAAGAGGCTGAAGCCATCTGCAGGCTGTCGAAAGAAAAAAAAGTGAAAGTGCAGGTTGGTCATATCGAACGGTTTAATCCGGCGGTGTTGGCACTTTCGAATTTAAAACTCGATCCAATGTTCATAGAGTCGCATCGTCTTGCACAGTTTAAACCGCGGGCGCTTGATGTCGCCGTCGTGCTCGACTTAATGGTGCACGACATCGATTTGATATTGAACTTTGTGAAAAGTCCCGTGACGAGCATCGACGCGAGCGGAGTTGGAGTCATTTCAGACACTATCGATATCGCGAATGCAAGGATCAAATTTAAGAACGGTACGGTTGCTAATTTGACCTCCAGCAGGATTTCGCAGAGGCAGATGAGGAAGATGCGGCTCTTCCAGCGTGACGCATATATTTCGTTAGACTTCGCCGACGGAATCGCGGAGATCTACCGCGCTGTAAAGCCCGATAAAGTAATGCCTGTCGGTATGAACTTAGGGACCATTGGAATCGGAGATTCTACACGCGCAATAACCTACGAGCAGCCGGAGATTTCTCAAGTGAATTCGCTGAAAATGGAACTGGAGCTTTTTGTCAAGAGCATCATTGACGACACCCCCGCTGCGGTGAGTCCTGAGGAAGGTCTGAAGGTCCTTAAAGTTGCCGACACAATCCTCAGACAAATAGAAGAATCTAAAAAAATCTTGAATCTTTGA
- a CDS encoding HD domain-containing protein encodes MLRRKEHKIDNPILLQIGKLADSIGMQSYVVGGYVRDLILSRKDTSGRTESKDIDVMVIGDPISFAREVQRELNATALVVFEKFRTVQMIVGDVKVEIVGARKESYDADSRKPHVKEATLEEDLSRRDFTINAMAIMLNPKFEARHPKLDVIDPFDGKGALAKKMIDTPLDPEETFSEDPLRILRAIRFACRFDFALSPRVKEAIVKMKDRLGIVSQERITEEFLKIISASRPSLGLKLMQDTGVMTIVFKEISDMPGVEQRQDHHHKDVFLHTICVVDNLAQNSNNIWLRFAGLVHDIAKPETKKFVEGVGWTFHGHDEIGARKIKKIFQRMKFPMDSLPYVEKLVRLHLRPMALAVEGVTDSAVRRLLFDAGDDFEDLMKLCRADITSKNRALIKEYSRNYDSVEQRAKTVEEKDKIRNWKPPVNGDEIMEIFRLKPGKEVGMLKKAVETAVLDGIIPNDHDAALEFLKSKYERILAEG; translated from the coding sequence ATGCTGCGCCGTAAAGAGCATAAAATAGATAATCCTATTCTTCTTCAGATAGGGAAACTTGCCGACAGCATCGGGATGCAATCTTATGTTGTGGGTGGATACGTTCGTGACCTAATTTTGTCCCGGAAGGATACATCCGGGAGGACCGAAAGCAAAGACATTGACGTGATGGTGATAGGCGATCCGATTTCATTTGCAAGAGAGGTCCAGCGAGAGTTGAACGCGACTGCATTGGTGGTGTTCGAAAAATTTCGGACGGTGCAGATGATAGTCGGCGACGTGAAAGTGGAGATAGTCGGTGCGCGTAAGGAAAGTTACGATGCTGATTCACGAAAGCCTCATGTGAAAGAAGCGACGCTTGAAGAAGACCTGTCGCGCCGGGATTTCACGATCAATGCGATGGCAATAATGTTGAATCCGAAATTCGAAGCCCGGCATCCAAAATTGGATGTGATCGATCCTTTTGACGGGAAAGGTGCTCTTGCGAAAAAAATGATCGATACGCCGCTTGATCCGGAGGAAACGTTCAGCGAAGATCCCCTGAGAATACTTCGCGCGATCCGGTTTGCCTGCCGCTTTGATTTTGCCCTATCGCCGCGGGTCAAAGAAGCTATCGTAAAAATGAAAGATCGACTGGGCATAGTTTCGCAGGAAAGAATAACCGAAGAGTTTCTTAAAATAATATCTGCATCGCGTCCGTCTTTAGGATTGAAACTTATGCAGGACACCGGCGTAATGACGATTGTGTTCAAAGAGATAAGCGATATGCCCGGAGTTGAACAGCGGCAGGATCATCATCATAAAGATGTGTTTCTACACACGATCTGTGTTGTGGATAATCTCGCCCAGAATTCGAACAACATATGGCTGCGGTTCGCCGGATTAGTACACGACATCGCGAAGCCGGAGACAAAAAAATTTGTCGAGGGTGTAGGATGGACATTCCATGGCCATGACGAGATCGGCGCACGAAAGATAAAAAAAATTTTCCAGCGCATGAAATTTCCGATGGACAGTCTTCCTTACGTAGAAAAACTCGTTCGACTGCACCTGCGACCCATGGCGCTGGCAGTGGAAGGCGTTACCGATTCCGCTGTCCGCCGGTTACTTTTTGACGCGGGCGATGACTTTGAAGATTTGATGAAGCTTTGCCGGGCTGACATAACCAGCAAGAACAGGGCTTTGATAAAAGAATATTCACGGAATTATGATTCGGTTGAACAGAGGGCCAAGACAGTCGAAGAAAAAGACAAGATACGAAATTGGAAACCGCCTGTGAATGGCGACGAGATAATGGAGATTTTTAGATTGAAGCCGGGAAAAGAGGTGGGCATGCTGAAGAAAGCCGTGGAGACCGCGGTGCTCGACGGGATAATTCCGAATGACCATGATGCCGCGCTGGAGTTTTTGAAATCGAAATATGAGAGAATCCTGGCAGAAGGATGA
- a CDS encoding TolC family protein, whose amino-acid sequence MIKRIVYICAIVVFASTAFGQDNSTPRQLSLDDCIKIALERNTTVLQSQYQAESQDARVLSAYGGLLPSLNASGEFNYTDLHSPPGSYTVGTTVIQTNGISINRRYSAGVEANYTLFNGFANYATVNQASSASQAADLGFGRSKQTGAYQATVNYLAVFNARDQLKISQDNLTRDQQQLETIKEQNSVGSASLAQVYQQQSVVAADEYLLVQAKNTYDQAQASLKFFLGIPVTDNAVFADSTVKSDIDTTEFVQINRQFSETAAVIDKALQARSDYQAAVADLNASKSSLTIAEAAYSPVISASLQYGIYGPELANSGISQNKNLSGLLSVSLPIFNGFQTQSNIEEAGVAVKSSEQTLDAAQRQVALDVYQALLNLNASEKGYEAAVNSVASAKINLETAQEKFRIGGATLLDVLTANAQYTQALSNQVIAAYTYIQAKKQIEYAIGTINY is encoded by the coding sequence ATGATTAAAAGAATAGTGTATATTTGTGCAATTGTTGTTTTCGCATCGACAGCATTCGGACAGGACAACAGTACGCCGAGGCAATTGTCGCTCGACGATTGCATAAAAATCGCTCTTGAAAGAAATACAACAGTTTTACAGTCACAATATCAGGCGGAGAGCCAGGATGCCAGAGTTCTCAGCGCCTATGGTGGATTGTTGCCGTCATTAAACGCCAGCGGAGAATTTAACTACACCGACCTCCACTCCCCGCCGGGTTCTTACACCGTTGGTACGACCGTGATACAGACTAATGGAATCAGTATAAACAGACGCTACTCGGCTGGGGTCGAGGCAAATTACACTTTGTTTAATGGATTTGCGAATTATGCGACGGTGAATCAGGCGAGCTCCGCGAGTCAGGCTGCGGATTTAGGCTTTGGACGCTCAAAACAAACTGGCGCATATCAAGCTACTGTGAACTATTTGGCGGTCTTCAACGCAAGAGATCAGCTGAAAATTAGTCAGGACAATCTTACCAGGGATCAGCAGCAGCTGGAAACGATCAAAGAACAAAATAGCGTCGGCTCCGCATCACTTGCTCAAGTCTATCAGCAGCAATCCGTTGTAGCCGCCGATGAATATTTGCTCGTGCAGGCAAAGAATACTTATGATCAGGCGCAGGCTTCTCTTAAATTTTTTCTCGGCATTCCCGTTACAGATAACGCGGTTTTTGCCGATTCGACCGTGAAGAGTGACATCGATACCACGGAATTTGTACAAATAAATCGGCAGTTCAGCGAAACCGCAGCAGTAATAGATAAAGCACTTCAGGCACGTTCGGATTATCAGGCAGCAGTTGCAGATCTGAATGCTTCTAAATCGTCTTTGACAATCGCAGAGGCAGCGTACTCGCCTGTGATCAGCGCCTCTCTGCAGTACGGGATATACGGACCTGAATTAGCAAACAGTGGAATTAGCCAGAATAAGAATTTATCTGGCTTACTCAGCGTCTCACTCCCGATCTTCAACGGTTTTCAAACTCAATCGAATATTGAAGAAGCCGGTGTTGCCGTAAAGTCATCGGAACAAACTCTCGATGCCGCGCAGCGGCAGGTGGCGCTCGATGTATATCAGGCTTTGCTTAATCTTAACGCTTCCGAAAAAGGTTACGAAGCTGCTGTAAACTCAGTTGCGTCCGCCAAGATCAATTTGGAAACTGCTCAGGAAAAATTCAGGATCGGCGGAGCTACACTTCTGGATGTCTTGACTGCAAACGCGCAATATACACAGGCATTGTCCAATCAGGTCATTGCTGCTTATACTTATATTCAGGCAAAGAAACAGATAGAGTACGCTATCGGAACAATAAATTATTGA
- a CDS encoding efflux RND transporter periplasmic adaptor subunit produces MATNRKKKRIFILSGAGLLVVILVAAIVIGGKKEPVIMVQTEKVVRRTITQVVTASGDVEPKVLVKISPEVSGEIVDLPVVEGQRVDKGQVIVKIRPDTYIAQLQQSQANLQSMLGQQDLAKANYDNSSSTYKRAQELYKKNLMSDQDLESAKTQYDVNKATYESAKANVASAKALLDQTQDALSKTTIHAPMDGIVSVLNSKLGERVVGTSMMAGTEIMDVADMKSMEAQVNVDENDVVLVAVGDTSTLSVDAFPDKKIKGVVYQIASSGTTTGAGTQDQVTNFLVKIRIIQSEVDLKPAMSVTADIQTATHLNVLSVPIQSVTVRMPKASEGKGQGEASSVSDSKANAKHETVNECVFIVDKGVAKTVTVKRGIADDNYVEITSGLKGDEEVVSGNFVAISRELNDGSKVRIDNNKSMATKAIGG; encoded by the coding sequence ATGGCAACTAATAGAAAGAAAAAAAGAATTTTCATTTTATCCGGGGCCGGGCTATTGGTGGTGATCCTTGTTGCCGCAATAGTTATCGGCGGGAAGAAAGAGCCCGTCATAATGGTCCAAACTGAAAAGGTTGTTCGCCGTACGATCACTCAGGTAGTTACCGCTTCGGGCGATGTTGAACCCAAGGTGCTCGTGAAAATCAGTCCTGAGGTAAGCGGTGAGATCGTAGACCTTCCTGTGGTGGAAGGACAGCGAGTAGACAAGGGACAAGTCATCGTTAAGATACGTCCGGATACATATATCGCCCAGCTCCAGCAAAGTCAGGCGAACCTCCAATCGATGCTCGGGCAACAGGACTTAGCCAAGGCGAATTACGACAACTCTTCTTCCACGTATAAGCGTGCGCAGGAGCTCTACAAGAAAAACTTAATGAGCGACCAGGATCTCGAGTCTGCAAAGACTCAATATGATGTCAACAAAGCGACATATGAGTCTGCCAAGGCGAATGTCGCGTCCGCAAAAGCGCTGCTTGACCAGACACAGGATGCTCTTAGTAAGACCACCATTCATGCGCCGATGGACGGAATCGTGAGCGTTCTCAATTCGAAACTCGGTGAGCGTGTTGTCGGCACAAGCATGATGGCGGGCACTGAAATCATGGACGTAGCCGACATGAAAAGCATGGAAGCCCAGGTGAACGTCGACGAAAACGATGTGGTCCTCGTTGCTGTCGGCGATACTTCTACGTTGTCCGTCGACGCTTTTCCCGACAAGAAAATAAAAGGAGTCGTATATCAGATAGCATCTTCCGGAACCACGACCGGTGCTGGGACGCAGGACCAGGTGACAAACTTTTTGGTGAAAATAAGAATTATTCAAAGCGAGGTCGATTTGAAGCCGGCAATGTCGGTGACTGCCGACATCCAGACGGCAACTCATCTTAATGTCCTCTCGGTTCCGATCCAGAGCGTGACGGTAAGGATGCCGAAGGCATCGGAAGGCAAGGGACAAGGTGAAGCGTCGAGCGTTAGCGATTCAAAGGCAAATGCAAAGCACGAGACAGTGAACGAATGCGTGTTTATCGTTGACAAAGGTGTCGCAAAAACGGTGACGGTAAAGCGGGGAATTGCAGACGATAATTATGTTGAGATAACCTCGGGGCTAAAAGGTGATGAAGAAGTAGTCAGCGGCAACTTCGTCGCCATCAGCCGGGAACTTAATGACGGATCGAAGGTTAGAATAGATAATAATAAATCTATGGCGACAAAGGCGATCGGAGGATAA
- a CDS encoding ABC transporter ATP-binding protein has protein sequence MSGNVIELIKVNKVYDMGAEVQVQALKDIDLTIKKGEYVSIMGPSGSGKTTLMNILGCLDTPTSGKYLFDGVNVSDMDDNELAKIRNQGIGFVFQTFNLIPRSDALHNVELPLIYSGVPAADRKERAKKTLEMVGLAERVHHKPNELSGGQRQRVAIARALINNPSIILADEPTGNLDSKTGDEIMLFMEELHNKGITIILVTHEEYIAEHSKRIIRIRDGMIESDLPLEKNGKVHAFHEAEKVH, from the coding sequence ATGTCGGGTAATGTTATTGAGCTGATCAAGGTAAATAAAGTTTACGACATGGGTGCAGAAGTCCAGGTCCAGGCACTTAAGGACATAGATCTCACTATCAAGAAGGGAGAATACGTATCGATAATGGGACCGTCCGGTTCCGGGAAGACGACGCTCATGAATATTCTCGGCTGTCTTGACACTCCGACCAGCGGCAAATATCTGTTCGACGGCGTAAACGTCAGCGACATGGATGACAACGAGCTTGCGAAAATTCGCAACCAGGGGATAGGATTTGTATTTCAGACTTTCAATTTGATTCCTCGCTCTGACGCCCTGCATAACGTCGAACTCCCTCTGATCTACAGCGGAGTTCCGGCGGCTGACAGAAAAGAACGGGCAAAAAAAACGCTCGAAATGGTTGGTCTCGCCGAGCGTGTCCATCATAAGCCGAATGAGCTTTCCGGCGGGCAGCGCCAGCGTGTTGCGATCGCGCGGGCACTTATTAATAACCCATCGATTATCCTTGCTGACGAACCGACGGGGAATTTAGATTCGAAGACAGGCGACGAGATAATGTTGTTCATGGAGGAATTGCACAACAAAGGGATCACGATAATTCTTGTCACTCACGAAGAATACATCGCCGAGCATTCGAAGAGAATAATCAGGATAAGGGATGGAATGATAGAAAGCGATTTGCCGTTGGAAAAGAACGGTAAGGTTCACGCATTCCACGAGGCGGAAAAGGTTCATTAA
- a CDS encoding ABC transporter permease codes for MANKIRAALTMVSIFIGIVAVTLMGAAITGLTNSFNKSFQFMGADVLYVDKWQWGFSGGEWWKYRNRKDLKPEYAERIQREATLAAAVAPETDRNGIVKYKNKVANNVDIVGTTASYPDVTNMSLDAGRFFTLEEDRGNRPMVIIGGDVADALFPNQDPIGQSIKINGLSFRVVGVRSKEGSFLGMFSLDNVVFIPIGQFQDIYGTRFSATIDVRASNEKDLDDSKEELRGIMRKIRGLAPYQEDDFSINQQDQFTNAFDQMIMYVGAIGIFVTALSLFVGGIGIMNIMFVSVTERTKEIGIRKALGAPRRAILAQFLLEAVLICLSGGLIGLGASYPLSMLVDKVLPTSMPVSIAITGILISLVVGVISGIVPALRASRLDPVDALRYE; via the coding sequence ATGGCCAACAAGATCAGAGCGGCACTGACGATGGTCAGTATTTTTATCGGTATCGTCGCGGTGACACTGATGGGCGCGGCAATAACGGGTCTTACTAACTCGTTCAACAAGAGCTTTCAATTCATGGGTGCCGATGTCCTGTATGTTGACAAATGGCAATGGGGTTTTAGCGGCGGAGAATGGTGGAAGTATCGAAATCGGAAAGACCTGAAACCTGAATATGCCGAGAGAATACAGAGAGAAGCGACGTTAGCTGCCGCTGTTGCACCGGAAACCGATCGAAACGGGATTGTGAAATATAAAAATAAGGTTGCAAACAACGTCGATATCGTGGGGACTACTGCGTCTTATCCGGATGTGACTAACATGAGCCTCGACGCGGGAAGGTTTTTCACCCTTGAAGAAGATCGCGGGAATAGACCCATGGTAATCATAGGCGGTGACGTCGCAGATGCCCTTTTCCCCAATCAGGATCCGATAGGACAGTCGATCAAGATTAACGGTTTATCTTTCCGCGTCGTCGGTGTCAGAAGTAAAGAGGGAAGTTTTCTCGGAATGTTCAGTCTTGATAACGTTGTATTCATTCCCATCGGACAATTCCAGGACATTTACGGAACTCGTTTTTCCGCCACGATAGATGTCCGAGCCTCTAATGAAAAAGACTTAGATGACTCAAAGGAAGAGTTGAGAGGAATAATGAGAAAGATCAGGGGTCTGGCCCCCTATCAAGAGGACGATTTTTCAATCAATCAACAGGATCAATTCACGAATGCGTTTGATCAGATGATAATGTATGTAGGAGCGATCGGGATCTTTGTTACCGCACTTTCTTTATTCGTCGGCGGTATCGGCATTATGAATATAATGTTCGTCAGTGTTACTGAACGGACGAAGGAGATTGGAATCAGAAAGGCGCTCGGTGCGCCGAGGCGCGCGATCCTGGCACAGTTCTTGCTCGAAGCGGTATTGATTTGTTTAAGCGGAGGATTGATTGGCCTCGGAGCTTCATATCCGCTGAGCATGCTCGTTGACAAAGTGCTCCCTACGTCTATGCCGGTATCGATTGCAATCACGGGAATCTTGATATCGCTCGTGGTTGGTGTCATCTCAGGAATTGTACCCGCGCTGAGGGCATCCAGGCTCGATCCGGTTGATGCACTGCGATATGAGTAA
- a CDS encoding ABC transporter permease translates to MNKNFILSEWRESFAMALSAIRANKLRSSLTLLGIVVGVFSIIAVNTAMTVLQDYVVSKLNSMGSNTFMVRKFPAFFTDWDKYRNRKDLTYEQAMELKERATLASSVGVLAGKWGKIVEYRDQKTNPNVNLLGITPDISTARNEVMEEGRSVSESDVETGRLVCVLDPNLAKALFVHSDPLGAVVTVDGIGYTVVGVIEDQGNMIGQQYYLEIPISAFFARYGKERSMNIYIQAKSQNLFDAAQEQAIGILRTVRQVPPGKDNDFDIISNASLVGQFDKVTFYVKIGAIVVSAIALLAAGVGIMNIMLVGVTERTREIGVRKSVGATKRNILIQFLLEAIVLCEVGGVVGIILGLIGGNLAAVVLHLKGAFPVDWAIIGLVVCSLVGITFGVYPAYKAASVDPIESLRYE, encoded by the coding sequence ATGAATAAGAATTTCATCTTGTCTGAATGGAGAGAGAGTTTTGCGATGGCGTTGTCCGCCATACGAGCTAACAAGCTTCGCTCAAGTCTCACTCTGCTTGGAATCGTTGTCGGCGTCTTCTCGATCATTGCGGTCAACACGGCTATGACAGTTCTTCAGGACTACGTAGTATCCAAATTGAATTCCATGGGCTCAAACACTTTTATGGTTCGGAAGTTTCCAGCTTTCTTTACGGACTGGGACAAATATAGAAATCGAAAGGATCTCACCTATGAACAGGCCATGGAATTGAAGGAACGCGCTACGCTGGCATCGAGTGTCGGCGTGCTGGCAGGTAAGTGGGGGAAGATCGTCGAGTATCGTGACCAGAAGACGAATCCAAATGTGAACCTGTTGGGAATTACCCCCGATATTTCTACGGCGCGGAATGAGGTGATGGAGGAAGGAAGATCGGTAAGTGAAAGCGACGTCGAGACGGGACGTCTTGTTTGCGTTCTCGATCCAAATTTAGCAAAGGCTCTGTTTGTCCACTCCGATCCGCTTGGAGCAGTGGTGACAGTGGACGGTATCGGATACACCGTTGTTGGGGTCATTGAAGACCAGGGAAACATGATCGGACAGCAATACTATCTGGAGATACCGATCTCGGCTTTTTTCGCTCGGTACGGAAAAGAAAGAAGCATGAACATTTATATCCAGGCGAAGAGCCAGAATCTATTCGATGCAGCCCAGGAGCAAGCCATAGGAATTCTGCGCACGGTCCGGCAGGTGCCGCCCGGAAAAGACAACGACTTTGATATCATCTCGAATGCGTCGTTGGTTGGACAATTCGATAAGGTGACCTTCTACGTAAAGATCGGTGCGATAGTGGTGAGCGCTATCGCGTTGCTCGCGGCGGGTGTCGGAATCATGAATATCATGCTCGTCGGTGTCACCGAACGCACGAGAGAGATCGGCGTCAGAAAATCCGTAGGCGCGACGAAGCGAAACATATTAATCCAGTTTTTGTTGGAAGCCATCGTGCTGTGTGAAGTCGGAGGAGTTGTAGGAATTATTCTTGGTTTGATTGGAGGAAACTTAGCAGCGGTTGTGTTGCACCTGAAAGGTGCTTTCCCCGTAGATTGGGCAATAATCGGACTTGTCGTATGTTCGCTCGTCGGCATCACATTCGGGGTCTATCCTGCATACAAAGCGGCGAGCGTAGACCCGATCGAGTCGTTGAGATATGAATGA
- a CDS encoding LemA family protein, producing MEIVILVIVLLIVIVLVGSLVSIYNSLIFLKNNISKAWSNIDVLLKQRHDELTKLMDSVKGYMNFERDVLIRVTQARSAYAQAKTIPEKAQADNMMTSALKSLFAVSENYPELKADEMFVQFQNRISEIESQIADRREFYNDSVNTFNIRIAQIPYVFIARLLNYTPQEFFKAADADKQDVAVRF from the coding sequence ATGGAAATCGTAATACTTGTAATCGTTCTCCTTATTGTTATCGTGCTCGTTGGATCTCTTGTTTCTATTTACAACAGTCTCATTTTTCTGAAAAACAATATTTCAAAAGCCTGGAGCAATATTGATGTCTTGTTAAAACAGCGCCATGATGAATTGACAAAGTTGATGGATTCCGTGAAAGGATATATGAACTTTGAAAGGGACGTTTTGATACGGGTAACGCAAGCGCGGTCGGCGTATGCTCAGGCGAAGACAATACCGGAAAAAGCGCAGGCGGATAATATGATGACCTCAGCTCTGAAATCTCTTTTTGCCGTCTCTGAAAATTATCCCGAGTTGAAGGCGGATGAGATGTTCGTCCAATTTCAGAACAGAATATCCGAAATAGAAAGCCAAATTGCCGATAGGCGGGAATTTTACAATGATTCAGTGAACACATTTAACATACGCATAGCTCAAATACCATACGTATTCATCGCCAGATTACTCAACTACACGCCCCAGGAATTTTTCAAGGCCGCAGACGCAGACAAACAGGACGTCGCGGTGAGGTTTTGA
- a CDS encoding GIDE domain-containing protein: MDPAVLYFLAFFLCLFLSWYLYKRFFADGSLEDKFFALVNSAGRFIFGLIASIIIPAVMLSVGYFTSVVIFYLFVGFSLLFLPQRRVIAGIFLICAIIVAMVISMSYTSLTSYMKALHSVISTASIMVSFFLAIIGSILFQSGFGKMHELQVMQNIPRSKIRSVAIGPVEISGTIVSRNVLTTPYSKSPCVYCTSSLEICTGSEDQHSDEYNDWQKMPGPTYKVPFWVKDDTGEIMVDPQDAEVKISDREFGMLNADGTPNDTSDVYSADFSPKAGDKHYIEQFLAPNDPVFILGTATVRKDGTTEQLVIQEGAETPFVISESREQYTLHQEKWGMIAGLSYGAIIFLTGFSGILYLSNLL; this comes from the coding sequence ATGGATCCTGCTGTTCTGTATTTTTTGGCTTTTTTCTTGTGTCTATTTCTATCGTGGTACTTATATAAAAGATTTTTTGCCGACGGCAGCTTAGAAGATAAATTCTTTGCGCTTGTGAATTCAGCCGGTAGATTTATCTTCGGTCTCATAGCCTCGATTATTATCCCGGCAGTTATGCTCTCCGTTGGATATTTTACTTCCGTAGTTATCTTTTATTTATTTGTCGGTTTTAGTCTCCTGTTTCTTCCTCAAAGGAGAGTCATCGCCGGGATATTCCTAATTTGTGCAATAATTGTAGCTATGGTAATAAGTATGTCTTACACGTCTTTGACATCCTACATGAAAGCTCTTCACTCCGTAATATCCACCGCTTCGATCATGGTCTCATTTTTCCTTGCAATTATTGGCTCTATTCTTTTCCAATCCGGCTTTGGGAAAATGCATGAACTCCAAGTCATGCAAAATATCCCTCGCTCAAAGATCCGATCGGTGGCAATAGGACCGGTGGAAATAAGCGGCACGATTGTATCGAGAAATGTTCTTACGACTCCATATTCCAAGTCGCCCTGTGTCTATTGCACGAGTTCACTGGAAATATGCACTGGCAGCGAGGATCAACATTCCGACGAATACAATGACTGGCAGAAAATGCCCGGTCCGACGTACAAGGTTCCCTTTTGGGTCAAAGACGACACAGGAGAAATCATGGTGGACCCTCAGGACGCTGAAGTTAAGATTTCCGACAGAGAGTTCGGAATGTTGAATGCAGATGGAACTCCGAACGATACCAGCGATGTCTATTCGGCAGATTTTTCTCCCAAGGCCGGCGATAAACATTACATCGAGCAATTTCTGGCACCGAACGACCCCGTATTCATTCTAGGAACAGCTACCGTCAGAAAAGATGGTACAACAGAGCAGCTTGTTATTCAAGAAGGAGCTGAAACCCCTTTTGTAATCTCAGAGAGCCGCGAGCAGTACACACTCCATCAGGAAAAATGGGGAATGATTGCCGGCCTCTCTTATGGAGCGATAATTTTTCTTACGGGATTCTCAGGAATACTTTATCTATCAAATTTATTGTGA